A window from Salvia miltiorrhiza cultivar Shanhuang (shh) chromosome 2, IMPLAD_Smil_shh, whole genome shotgun sequence encodes these proteins:
- the LOC131008549 gene encoding uncharacterized protein LOC131008549 produces the protein MASTSAPQFSHSPSPSPQASSSSSPQLQDLESLPSPSASYDSPIIPSSSPPKRRGKKTPQPPKCIPESRLSVAEMDKMRRKCCCPLGLQFIAFSKDSTPPEKLYDHKTVAIWKAQIDAGLRLPPPPFLAEVCNYYRIPFYQLTPSAIRRLYAFHILCRFHGVGDTAQLFFQTQSLRMQNSPLYSFASLKKYPTTFLSSLNSHDKNFLFQYCYVRTLSGSWREYFVSELQWHNPRTTYKPASPDAPSTFDLGVIAHLNAMNKAQPLDCKYLAENNSALAYNGLFPLYPQKSIDMSWRNKCGAKLPDITAPAPSGEHGSGGSVSRTSLSEQPTGAELIAIPSVVEISEGNVEPSRPFDAEETDAGALVHRSKRPSTGDASGTCEEDIQIVDITDEIPSPDSAPGVTLAELSKKRKRGSLISVGEKEKQEGLKKAGKSQEPAKKSAGGSKVLPSAGEKGKGPAKKSAGGSKVPASAGGKGKGKAVVPPADEPEDVVPGPISSLSGQGLIDALIARVHSKDQEKVEKLTRGVLATQLCQLALQVEARMWGAVKCIHDYDMAEKEREKEQADIAKRDDDVAGVVERLSKAEAEIAELKAQLAQAEVEKSSLVSELTRTTKESHESLVRFKAGYEKAYRETRRGWKKTLVEAQNRAYILGVRDQRLEYFLSPQGQHFLGVMLEGTLGAFKKTPEYLEDFGPLFAYVIERTATKALEMAGATPEQLASLDFRALMDNLKDEEINELMGIPANSPGKPEWWYPVLEKAIPYFTLGIGFDSLPSAPMYMPAFSASLVRFVNRLRDPTGKGTRTFSQFSMEPPLPSDLAPSAFSDSASSSAAVDQLFDLYRDENLYVQEAMKLLDLGARLPKVKEIGMLPVFTGGASASRIPTSDVPLLDSSASAPTSSTSPEDASIPPA, from the exons ATGGCCTCCACTTCCGCTCCTCAGTTCTCGCATtcgccttccccttcccctcaagcttcttcatcttcctccccccaACTCCAGGATCTCGAGAGCCTCCCTTCCCCCTCTGCCTCTTATGATTCTCCAATTATTCCCAGTTCTTCTCCGCCTAAAAGAAGGGGTAAGAAGACACCCCAACCCCCCAAGTGTATTCCTGAATCCCGCCTCAGTGTCGCGGAGATGGACAAAATGCGACGCAAGTGTTGCTGCCCCCTAGGTTTACAATTTATCGCCTTTTCCAAAGACTCGACCCCTCCGGAAAAACTCTATGATCATAAGACAGTGGCTATCtggaaagcccagatagatgctggtctaagacttcctcctcctcctttcTTGGCCGAAGTTTGCAATTACTACCGTATCCCCTTTTACCAGCTCACTCCCTCTGCCATCCGGAGATTGTACGCTTTTCACATTCTATGCCGCTTCCATGGTGTTGGAGATACTGCCCAGTTATTCTTCCAGACCCAGTCGCTTCGTATGCAGAACAGCCCTCTGTACAGTTTTGCTAGCCTTAAGAAGTATCCCACCACCTTTCTTTCCTCCCTAAACTCTCACGACAAAAACTTCCTGTTCCAATACTGTTATGTGCGTACTCTTTCGGGTTCTTGGCGCGAGTATTTCGTTTCGGAGCTGCAATGGCATAACCCTCGCACCACCTATAAGCCGGCCTCTCCCGATGCCCCTTCCACCTTTGATTTGGGGGTTATAGCCCACCTTAATGCTATGAACAAAGCTCAGCCTTTAGACTGTAAATACCTGGCTGAGAACAATTCGGCTCTGGCTTACAATGGCCTGTTTCCCCTATATCCAcagaaatcaatag acatgtcttggagaaaCAAGTGCGGGGCCAAATTGCCTGACATTACTGCTCCTGCTCCCAGTGGAGAGCATGGCTCGGGGGGTTCTGTTTCCAGGACGTCCCTATCAGAACAACCGACCGGGGCCGAGCTGATCGCCATTCCCTCTGTAGTAGAGATCTCAGAAGGAAATGTGGAACCCTCACGCCCATTTGATGCAGAGGAGACTGATGCGGGCGCCCTTGTTCATAGGAGCAAACGTCCCAGTACTGGTGATGCATCTGGCACTTGTGAAGAAGATATCCAGATTGTAGATATTACTGATGAAATTCCTTCACCCGACTCGGCCCCCGGTGTCACCCTTGCTGAgctttcgaagaaaaggaaaaggggttctctgatctctgtgggtgagaaggagaagcAGGAGGGCCTGAAGAAGGCCGGCAAGTCCCAGGAGCCAGCAAAGAAGTCGGCTGGTGGTTCGAAGGTCCTCCCTTCTGCTGGGGAAAAGGGCAAAGGGCCAGcaaagaagtctgctggtggttctaAGGTTCCCGCTTCTGCCGGGGGAAAGGGCAAGGGAAAAGCTGTGGTGCCCCCTGCTGATGAACCAGAGGAtgttgttcctgggccgatttcgagtttgtCGGGTCAAGGGCTAATtgatgccttgatagctcgtgtccactcaaaggaccaggagaaagtggagaaGTTGACCCGGGGGGTTTTAGCTACTCAGCTgtgccagttggctcttcag gtggaggctCGAATGTGGGGAGCTGTTAAGTGCATCCACGACTATGACATggcagagaaagaaagagagaaggagcaagcggacatcgccaagcgtgatgatgatgtcgcTGGAGTGGTAGAACGTCTGAGTAAGGCTGAAGCAGAGATTGCTGAGTTGAAGGCTCAGTTGGCCCAAGCGGAGGTGGAGAAGTCCTCCCTGGTTTCTGAATTGACCAGGACGACCAAGGAAAGCCATGAGAGCCTTGTCAGGTTCAAGGCGGGGTACGAAAAAGCCTACAGGGAAACCAGGCGTGGCTGGAAGAAGACACTTGTAGAGGCTCAAAACCGCGCTTACATCCTGGGGGTacgagatcaacgcctggagtatttcctATCTCCGCAGGGTCAACACTTCCTGGGAGTGATGCTAGAGGGCACTCTGGgggctttcaaaaagactcccgaatacCTGGAGGATTTTGGGCCCCTTTTTGCTTACGTGATAGAGCGTACTGCTACAAAGGCACTGGAGATGGCGGGAGCCACCCCGGAGCAACTCGCTTCCTTGGATTTTCgagccctgatggataacctcaAGGATGAGGAAATAAATGAactgatggggatccctgcaaATTCTCCAGGGAAAccagagtggtggtatccagtgctggagaaggccattccctattttactcttgGGATTGGATTTGACTCATTGCCCTCTGCTCCCATGTATATgcctgctttctctgcttccctggtaCGCTTTGtaaaccggctgcgggatcccacTGGCAAGGGCACCCGGACATTTTCTCAGTtcagcatggagcctcccctgccctctgatTTAGCGCCTTCAGCTTTCTCCGACTCTGCCTCCTCCTCTGCTGCGGTTGACCAGCTGTTTGATCTGTATAGAGATGAGAATTTATATGTGCAGGAAGCTATGAAGTTGTTGGATTTGGGAGCTCGTCTTCCCAAGGTGAAAGAGATCGGCATGCTGCCTGTGTTTACAGGGGGGGCGTCTGCTAGTCGGATCCCCACGAGTGATGTCCCTCTATTGGATTCCTCTGCTTCTGCTCCTACTTCCTCTACTTCCCCTGAAGATGCCTCCATTCCTCCTGCCTAA